One window from the genome of Garra rufa chromosome 1, GarRuf1.0, whole genome shotgun sequence encodes:
- the LOC141330160 gene encoding caspase-6-like — MASHVKSDKSGNVEMDSALAGLTVRENIAETDSRNQSVFSLDPDEEYKMDHKRRGMALIFNHDHFHWQLMLNSRSGTEADKNNLVGRFQELGYEVKAYDDYKREEVLSKIKEAADANHVDADCFVCVFLSHGENGHIYANDGQIQIKEITDLFKGDKCRSLVGKPKIFIFQACRGDKHDDPVTPMDVMDSQTVNEVVIDAGTLHTLPAGADFIMCYSVAEGYYSHRETMKGSWYIQDLCEALKRYGSTLEFTDILTLVNRMVSYRRVDNCRDRSALGKKQVPCFASMLTKKLFFKPRKGH, encoded by the exons ATGGCAAGTCACGTCAAGAGCGATAAATCCG GGAATGTGGAGATGGACAGCGCTTTAGCGGGACTGACAG TCAGAGAGAACATAGCAGAAACTGATAGCCGTAATCAAAG TGTGTTCAGTCTGGATCCTGATGAGGAGTATAAGATGGACCACAAGAGGCGAGGAATGGCTCTGATCTTTAACCATGATCATTTTCACTGGCAGCTCATGTTGAACAGCCGCTCTGGCACAGAGGCAGACAAGAATAACCTTGTTGGAAG ATTTCAAGAGCTGGGTTATGAAGTGAAAGCTTATGATGATTACAAACGGGAAGAAGTTTTATCCAAAATCAAAGAAG CCGCTGATGCTAACCATGTAGATGCAGACTGTTTTGTCTGTGTCTTTTTAAGTCATGGGGAAAATGGTCACATCTATGCCAATGATGGGCAGATCCAAATTAAAGAAATCACTGATTTGTTCAAGGGGGATAAATGCCGTAGCCTTGTAGGCAAACCCAAGATCTTCATCTTCCAG GCTTGTCGTGGTGACAAACATGATGATCCTGTGACACCAATGGATGTGATGGACAGTCAAACGGTCAATGAGGTGGTCATAGATGCGGGGACGCTCCACACCCTTCCAGCAGGAGCAGATTTCATTATGTGCTACTCAGTAGCAGAAG GATATTACTCCCATCGTGAGACAATGAAAGGCTCGTGGTACATCCAGGATCTGTGTGAAGCCCTGAAGCGTTACGGGTCCACACTGGAGTTCACAGATATCCTGACGCTGGTTAACAGGATGGTTTCCTACCGCAGAGTAGACAACTGCAGGGATCGCTCTGCTTTAGGCAAAAAACAGGTTCCTTGCTTTGCGTCCATGCTTACTAAGAAGCTGTTTTTCAAGCCTAGGAAGGGACATTAG
- the nbr1b gene encoding next to BRCA1 gene 1 protein isoform X1 yields MDFYINLKVNFRGNAKSFLLSGSETKSWESMEAMVKRSFGLCNLQLTYFDEENEEVSINSQLEYEEALKSAARQGNRLQMNVYETRGSRSTVPGPGPPPGSAVGLGQVKPGTVGEPKKGFRPPQHCPTLAQVVSRKVQAAVPEEGLVIVNEVKGGKAEDKTPPAWFTSYMEKFKDQVVREAVEKICREFSGQCCIHKPVEAEAQVPEVTSSTLPGAPSSAPACSSCRGQTAGGGYQCSVCTSCTLCEPCSFSHDPSHNLVRARTPLSIPEHGSPAPDHSRFYRRGDRSFRKAEKQRLKAEKRQLKAEVKEIRKQLRMERRGLQWSTAGEGSSSPVLLQPRATQANSPDRPKRPCPLAVPAMTALLLDENLPDGSRLRPATKFIKYWKMKNSGRVCWDSETKLKFMWGNLAVGSGERWREVAVPTLQPGQVGVISVALCAPTLEGTYTSHWRLAHRGEQFGPRVWCSVVVDPHAPTAICADGLLVSPCVTPQEKSSRTLDREEKCRASREQLLLSVNQDCDQEFYIPSVDLLTAQDLLSFELLDINIVQELESVPNNTPADITPCISPLPHEGPLQEKPTLGLIQEETEAQGVSSILDVAQGTELEGIPAQEKGEECIIGPQFVSPSVIRSLTLEVTREIAEHGVLCGRCPAKVVRPAPQGSMSLCERKSEKVLETGLISAPAPLKVETARISSPVSPQTETTDIAAPLLTLPAELISTDEGHESDIEQILVEPAGGDPVEEGEEEVDKKEQVKDTEATKETRSRTSSASSEDYIIILPDCFDTSRPLGESMYSSALSQPGEELAEGDKLESVETPELQSPVVAAVAVSADANDMLCASQTLDAVPLTPVIVVAPRPSVKTCTETQEQTEHEAEDQERSSPTEPGDEEKDSEPNQPDPENSTASAKSETEELRANSITGGLVKGALSVAASAYKALFTGQTGSEKLPEDAASHDAMMAVLVEMGFGDRALNQRLLQKHNRNLLDVVNELVQMTDNDWYTTRY; encoded by the exons ATGGACTTCTATATCAACCTGAAGGTGAATTTCCGAGGGAATGCGAAGAGTTTCTTGTTGTCTGGCTCGGAGACGAAGAGTTGGGAGTCTATGGAGGCCATG GTGAAGAGGTCTTTTGGCCTGTGTAACTTACAGCTGACATATTTCGATGAGGAAAATGAAGAG GTATCAATCAACAGCCAAT TGGAATATGAAGAAGCCCTGAAG AGTGCTGCAAGACAGGGGAACAGACTACAAATGAATGTGTATGAGACAAGGGGCAGTAGATCCACAGTGCCAGGACCGGGCCCACCACCGGGGTCAGCGGTAGGCTTGGGCCAGGTGAAACCTGGTACTGTTGGAGAACCCAAGAAGGGATTCAGGCCTCCTCAGCACTGCCCTACTTTGGCACAAGTGGTGAGTCGCAAAGTTCAGGCCGCAGTCCCAGAGGAAGGATTG GTAATTGTAAATGAAGTCAAAGGTGGGAAGGCAGAAGACAAGACTCCTCCAGCTTGGTTCACTTCATACATGGAAAAG TTTAAGGACCAGGTGGTTAGAGAGGCAGTAGAGAAGATTTGTAGGGAGTTCTCTGGACAATGCTGCATCCATAAGCCGGTGGAAGCAGAGGCTCAGGTTCCTGAGGTCACGTCATCCACTCTGCCTGGGGCCCCAAGTTCAGCTCCAGCCTGCAGCAGCTGTCGGGGCCAAACCGCAGGCGGCGGATACCAATGCAG TGTGTGTACCTCCTGCACTCTGTGTGAGCCTTGTAGCTTCTCACATGATCCAAGCCACAACCTTGTGAGAGCCAGAACTCCCCTGTCTATTCCTGAGCACGGCTCCCCAGCACCAGATCACAGCAG GTTCTACAGAAGGGGTGACCGGAGCTTTCGTAAGGCTGAGAAGCAGCGTCTTAAAGCAGAGAAGCGCCAGCTCAAGGCAGAGGTGAAAGAGATCAGGAAGCAGCTGAGAATGGAGAGGAGAGGACTGCAGTGGAGCACTGCTGGAGAAGGAAGTTCTTCCCCCGTCTTGCTGCAGCCACGTGCCACACAGGCAAACAGCCCAGA CCGTCCTAAACGTCCATGTCCACTGGCTGTGCCAGCTATGACGGCTCTACTTTTGGATGAAAACCTACCTGATGGATCACGACTGCGTCCTGCGACCAAGTTCATCAAATACTGGAAAATGAAGAACAGTGGCAGAGTGTGCTGGGACTCTGAGACCAAG TTAAAATTCATGTGGGGGAACTTGGCAGTGGGCTCTGGTGAAAGATGGCGGGAGGTTGCAGTACCCACACTCCAGCCAGGTCAGGTGGGTGTCATCAGCGTGGCACTTTGTGCTCCAACGTTAGAGGGCACCTATACATCCCATTGGCGCCTGGCACACAGAGGAGAGCAGTTTGGGCCCCGTGTTTGGTGCAGCGTCGTTGTGGATCCACATGCTCCTACAGCCATCTGTGCTGACGGGCTACTGGTGTCTCCCTGTGTTACCCCACAG GAGAAGTCTTCCCGCACTCTTGATAGGGAGGAGAAATGCCGCGCCTCAAGGGAACAACTACTTTTGTCCGTAAACCAGGACTGTGATCAGGAATTCTACATTCCATCTGTGGATTTACTCACAGCTCAG GACTTACTGTCTTTTGAACTGCTGGACATCAACATTGTGCAAGAGTTAGAGAGCGTGCCCAACAACACTCCTGCAG ACATTACTCCATGCATATCACCTCTGCCCCATGAGGGACCTCTTCAGGAGAAACCAACACTGGGACTCATCCAAGAGGAAACAGAAGCCCAAGGGGTCAGCAGCATCCTGG ACGTGGCCCAGGGGACAGAGTTAGAGGGCATCCCAGCACAAGAAAAAGGAGAGGAGTGCATCATTGGGCCTCAGTTTGTCAGTCCGTCTGTTATCCGCTCTCTCACACTTGAAGTGACCCGTGAAATAGCAGAGCATGGGGTGCTTTGTGGGAGATGCCCAGCTAAAG TGGTGCGTCCAGCCCCCCAAGGTTCAATGTCACTTTGTGAGAGGAAATCAGAAAAGGTTTTAGAAACGGGGCTAATATCTGCTCCAGCCCCACTGAAAGTAGAGACGGCACGAATCTCCAGCCCTGTTTCACCACAGACAGAGACCACCGATATAGCTGCTCCCCTGCTGACGCTtccagcagagctcattagcaccG ATGAGGGTCACGAGTCTGACATCGAGCAGATCCTGGTGGAGCCTGCAGGTGGAGATCCGGTAGAAGAGGGAGAAGAGGAAGTAGATAAGAAAGAGCAAGTGAAGGACACAGAAGCAACCAAGGAAACCCGTAGCAGAACTTCATCTGCATCTTCGGAAGACTACATCATCATCCTCCCTGATTGCTTTGACACAAGCCGTCCACTAGGAGAGTCCATGTACAGCTCAGCCCTGTCGCAGCCTGGAGAAGAGCTTGCAGAGGGGGACAAACTAGAATCAGTGGAGACCCCAGAGCTTCAGAGCCCCGTTGTTGCCGCTGTTGCTGTTAGTGCAGATGCAAATGACATGCTCTGTGCCTCCCAGACTCTGGATGCTGTGCCGCTCACCCCTGTGATTGTAGTGGCACCACGACCCTCTGTCAAAACCTG CACAGAGACACAAGAGCAGACGGAACATGAAGCAGAGGACCAGGAGAGGAGTAGTCCTACAGAGCCAGGTGATGAGGAGAAAG actcTGAGCCTAATCAGCCTGACCCTGAGAACTCAACAGCATCTGCCAAGTCTGAAACAGAAGAGCTCAG GGCTAATAGCATCACAGGTGGATTGGTAAAGGGTGCCCTGTCCGTGGCAGCATCTGCCTATAAAGCTCTTTTCACTGGACAGACTGGGTCTGAGAAG CTCCCAGAAGATGCAGCTTCTCATGACGCCATGATGGCCGTGCTGGTAGAAATGGGCTTTGGTGATCGAGCGCTAAATCAGCGTCTGCTACAGAAACACAACCGCAACCTGCTGGATGTGGTAAACGAACTGGTGCAGATGACTGACAACGACTGGTACACAACACGCTACTAA
- the nbr1b gene encoding next to BRCA1 gene 1 protein isoform X2, whose product MDFYINLKVNFRGNAKSFLLSGSETKSWESMEAMVKRSFGLCNLQLTYFDEENEEVSINSQLEYEEALKSAARQGNRLQMNVYETRGSRSTVPGPGPPPGSAVGLGQVKPGTVGEPKKGFRPPQHCPTLAQVVIVNEVKGGKAEDKTPPAWFTSYMEKFKDQVVREAVEKICREFSGQCCIHKPVEAEAQVPEVTSSTLPGAPSSAPACSSCRGQTAGGGYQCSVCTSCTLCEPCSFSHDPSHNLVRARTPLSIPEHGSPAPDHSRFYRRGDRSFRKAEKQRLKAEKRQLKAEVKEIRKQLRMERRGLQWSTAGEGSSSPVLLQPRATQANSPDRPKRPCPLAVPAMTALLLDENLPDGSRLRPATKFIKYWKMKNSGRVCWDSETKLKFMWGNLAVGSGERWREVAVPTLQPGQVGVISVALCAPTLEGTYTSHWRLAHRGEQFGPRVWCSVVVDPHAPTAICADGLLVSPCVTPQEKSSRTLDREEKCRASREQLLLSVNQDCDQEFYIPSVDLLTAQDLLSFELLDINIVQELESVPNNTPADITPCISPLPHEGPLQEKPTLGLIQEETEAQGVSSILDVAQGTELEGIPAQEKGEECIIGPQFVSPSVIRSLTLEVTREIAEHGVLCGRCPAKVVRPAPQGSMSLCERKSEKVLETGLISAPAPLKVETARISSPVSPQTETTDIAAPLLTLPAELISTDEGHESDIEQILVEPAGGDPVEEGEEEVDKKEQVKDTEATKETRSRTSSASSEDYIIILPDCFDTSRPLGESMYSSALSQPGEELAEGDKLESVETPELQSPVVAAVAVSADANDMLCASQTLDAVPLTPVIVVAPRPSVKTCTETQEQTEHEAEDQERSSPTEPGDEEKDSEPNQPDPENSTASAKSETEELRANSITGGLVKGALSVAASAYKALFTGQTGSEKLPEDAASHDAMMAVLVEMGFGDRALNQRLLQKHNRNLLDVVNELVQMTDNDWYTTRY is encoded by the exons ATGGACTTCTATATCAACCTGAAGGTGAATTTCCGAGGGAATGCGAAGAGTTTCTTGTTGTCTGGCTCGGAGACGAAGAGTTGGGAGTCTATGGAGGCCATG GTGAAGAGGTCTTTTGGCCTGTGTAACTTACAGCTGACATATTTCGATGAGGAAAATGAAGAG GTATCAATCAACAGCCAAT TGGAATATGAAGAAGCCCTGAAG AGTGCTGCAAGACAGGGGAACAGACTACAAATGAATGTGTATGAGACAAGGGGCAGTAGATCCACAGTGCCAGGACCGGGCCCACCACCGGGGTCAGCGGTAGGCTTGGGCCAGGTGAAACCTGGTACTGTTGGAGAACCCAAGAAGGGATTCAGGCCTCCTCAGCACTGCCCTACTTTGGCACAAGTG GTAATTGTAAATGAAGTCAAAGGTGGGAAGGCAGAAGACAAGACTCCTCCAGCTTGGTTCACTTCATACATGGAAAAG TTTAAGGACCAGGTGGTTAGAGAGGCAGTAGAGAAGATTTGTAGGGAGTTCTCTGGACAATGCTGCATCCATAAGCCGGTGGAAGCAGAGGCTCAGGTTCCTGAGGTCACGTCATCCACTCTGCCTGGGGCCCCAAGTTCAGCTCCAGCCTGCAGCAGCTGTCGGGGCCAAACCGCAGGCGGCGGATACCAATGCAG TGTGTGTACCTCCTGCACTCTGTGTGAGCCTTGTAGCTTCTCACATGATCCAAGCCACAACCTTGTGAGAGCCAGAACTCCCCTGTCTATTCCTGAGCACGGCTCCCCAGCACCAGATCACAGCAG GTTCTACAGAAGGGGTGACCGGAGCTTTCGTAAGGCTGAGAAGCAGCGTCTTAAAGCAGAGAAGCGCCAGCTCAAGGCAGAGGTGAAAGAGATCAGGAAGCAGCTGAGAATGGAGAGGAGAGGACTGCAGTGGAGCACTGCTGGAGAAGGAAGTTCTTCCCCCGTCTTGCTGCAGCCACGTGCCACACAGGCAAACAGCCCAGA CCGTCCTAAACGTCCATGTCCACTGGCTGTGCCAGCTATGACGGCTCTACTTTTGGATGAAAACCTACCTGATGGATCACGACTGCGTCCTGCGACCAAGTTCATCAAATACTGGAAAATGAAGAACAGTGGCAGAGTGTGCTGGGACTCTGAGACCAAG TTAAAATTCATGTGGGGGAACTTGGCAGTGGGCTCTGGTGAAAGATGGCGGGAGGTTGCAGTACCCACACTCCAGCCAGGTCAGGTGGGTGTCATCAGCGTGGCACTTTGTGCTCCAACGTTAGAGGGCACCTATACATCCCATTGGCGCCTGGCACACAGAGGAGAGCAGTTTGGGCCCCGTGTTTGGTGCAGCGTCGTTGTGGATCCACATGCTCCTACAGCCATCTGTGCTGACGGGCTACTGGTGTCTCCCTGTGTTACCCCACAG GAGAAGTCTTCCCGCACTCTTGATAGGGAGGAGAAATGCCGCGCCTCAAGGGAACAACTACTTTTGTCCGTAAACCAGGACTGTGATCAGGAATTCTACATTCCATCTGTGGATTTACTCACAGCTCAG GACTTACTGTCTTTTGAACTGCTGGACATCAACATTGTGCAAGAGTTAGAGAGCGTGCCCAACAACACTCCTGCAG ACATTACTCCATGCATATCACCTCTGCCCCATGAGGGACCTCTTCAGGAGAAACCAACACTGGGACTCATCCAAGAGGAAACAGAAGCCCAAGGGGTCAGCAGCATCCTGG ACGTGGCCCAGGGGACAGAGTTAGAGGGCATCCCAGCACAAGAAAAAGGAGAGGAGTGCATCATTGGGCCTCAGTTTGTCAGTCCGTCTGTTATCCGCTCTCTCACACTTGAAGTGACCCGTGAAATAGCAGAGCATGGGGTGCTTTGTGGGAGATGCCCAGCTAAAG TGGTGCGTCCAGCCCCCCAAGGTTCAATGTCACTTTGTGAGAGGAAATCAGAAAAGGTTTTAGAAACGGGGCTAATATCTGCTCCAGCCCCACTGAAAGTAGAGACGGCACGAATCTCCAGCCCTGTTTCACCACAGACAGAGACCACCGATATAGCTGCTCCCCTGCTGACGCTtccagcagagctcattagcaccG ATGAGGGTCACGAGTCTGACATCGAGCAGATCCTGGTGGAGCCTGCAGGTGGAGATCCGGTAGAAGAGGGAGAAGAGGAAGTAGATAAGAAAGAGCAAGTGAAGGACACAGAAGCAACCAAGGAAACCCGTAGCAGAACTTCATCTGCATCTTCGGAAGACTACATCATCATCCTCCCTGATTGCTTTGACACAAGCCGTCCACTAGGAGAGTCCATGTACAGCTCAGCCCTGTCGCAGCCTGGAGAAGAGCTTGCAGAGGGGGACAAACTAGAATCAGTGGAGACCCCAGAGCTTCAGAGCCCCGTTGTTGCCGCTGTTGCTGTTAGTGCAGATGCAAATGACATGCTCTGTGCCTCCCAGACTCTGGATGCTGTGCCGCTCACCCCTGTGATTGTAGTGGCACCACGACCCTCTGTCAAAACCTG CACAGAGACACAAGAGCAGACGGAACATGAAGCAGAGGACCAGGAGAGGAGTAGTCCTACAGAGCCAGGTGATGAGGAGAAAG actcTGAGCCTAATCAGCCTGACCCTGAGAACTCAACAGCATCTGCCAAGTCTGAAACAGAAGAGCTCAG GGCTAATAGCATCACAGGTGGATTGGTAAAGGGTGCCCTGTCCGTGGCAGCATCTGCCTATAAAGCTCTTTTCACTGGACAGACTGGGTCTGAGAAG CTCCCAGAAGATGCAGCTTCTCATGACGCCATGATGGCCGTGCTGGTAGAAATGGGCTTTGGTGATCGAGCGCTAAATCAGCGTCTGCTACAGAAACACAACCGCAACCTGCTGGATGTGGTAAACGAACTGGTGCAGATGACTGACAACGACTGGTACACAACACGCTACTAA
- the LOC141334752 gene encoding uncharacterized protein — protein MMRVCSDSWDINAAAVVCRQLGCGNAVIAEGQGLFGEGAHLDWLSVVNCNGDASSIKQCHKVNGSNCTKGNDAGVICSASSFIIIGAVVTTVLLILCALLIFFLVRRRLRQKKIQICSSLKDAVHMQDVLHNDQNEENAEDDYEIVDMDNSDHEDVNSDSDQDYINVEQDDSEPDYINVETDDSEQDYVNVNITEHRSTLGNNYEDL, from the exons ATGATGAGAGTGTGTAGTGACTCTTGGGACATAAATGCTGCTGCTGTGGTGTGCAGACAGTTGGGATGTGGAAACGCTGTTATTGCGGAGGGCCAGGGTCTTTTTGGGGAAGGGGCTCATCTCGATTGGCTGAGTGTGGTCAACTGTAATGGAGACGCGTCATCGATCAAACAGTGCCATAAAGTGAATGGAAGTAATTGTACTAAGGGTAATGATGCTGGAGTCATATGTTCAG CTTCTTCATTTATCATCATTGGTGCTGTGGTAACAACTGTACTGCTCATATTATGTGCACTGCTAATCTTTTTCCTGGTGAGGCGGAGATTAAGACAAAAGAAAATCCAAATATGCTCCAGTTTAAAAG ATGCTGTTCATATGCAAGATGTGCTCCATAATGACCAGAATGAAGAGAATGCTGAGGATGACTATGAGATTGTAGATATGGATAATAGTGATCATGAAGATGTAAACTCTGACTCTGATCAAGATTATATTAATGTAGAACAGGATGACTCTGAACCGGACTACATCAATGTGGAAACAGACGACTCAGAACAGGACTACGTCAATGTCAACATTACAGAACACAGAAGTACCCTGGGCAATAACTATGAAGATCTATGA